Proteins from one Coffea arabica cultivar ET-39 chromosome 8c, Coffea Arabica ET-39 HiFi, whole genome shotgun sequence genomic window:
- the LOC113706597 gene encoding transcription factor NAI1-like isoform X1: MDPSYATGASKMLKDRKRQREEKRYNRQLRALSNLLPGSKAELDEVLVVENATKYIKHLEERVDSLERRLDSTTGEEDEQSSVVLSEDTKSDSDSDSSLPQILVYISLRDVIISIQCKNHKNIIWETISEVEKQQLSVISFNTMSFGRAELVINILAKIKEGALINANDLRNDMRLMILKLTKD; encoded by the exons ATGGATCCTTCATATGCAACAGGAGCATCCAAAATGCTGAAG GATAGGAAACGCCAGCGGGAAGAGAAACGGTATAATCGGCAGCTCAGAGCTTTGTCAAACCTGCTACCAGGCTCAAAAGCTGAG TTGGATGAGGTATTAGTTGTTGAGAATGCAACTAAGTACATAAAGCACCTTGAAGAACGTGTGGATAGTCTGGAAAGACGGTTGGATAGTACTACTGGCGAAGAAGATGAGCAATCATCAGTTGTATTATCTGAGGATACAAAGTCAGACAGCGATTCTGATTCCTCTCTACCTCAAATTCTTGTGTACATTTCTCTAAGAGATGTGATCATCTCCATTCAATGCAAAAACCACAAGAATATCATCTGGGAGACGATTTCAGAAGTTGAAAAGCAGCAGCTCTCAGTAATCAGTTTCAATACGATGAGTTTTGGTCGTGCTGAGTTGGTTATAAATATTCTTGCTAAG ATTAAGGAAGGAGCCTTGATCAATGCAAATGATCTTCGCAATGATATGCGCTTGATGATATTAAAGCTAACGAAAGATTAA